From Pelmatolapia mariae isolate MD_Pm_ZW linkage group LG22, Pm_UMD_F_2, whole genome shotgun sequence, a single genomic window includes:
- the eya3 gene encoding eyes absent homolog 3 isoform X3 produces MSGRSAAEMDDSQELPAKKAKIDVDGELKKESGNLGDDGSPAAVLGSSEQENSYSALSTAQIDPGEQEQSSAERGAASQPCGDSINSYGHSATDATATSEYTQQVYQGSNPAVTSYTSQVAFPPLAQSTVYSSFPQTGQTYGLPPFGSSFTTSSVYSNIPSATAATTTASAVTHQDFSSYNSLGQSQFSQYYTLPPSYVPAGLPNSDDHGGGAGVAGYSAVKSEEAASAGLPPRDASPPENLPVCAALPTAVAVPAGARDQDEVGRRNSVGKAKGKGKKSDNSPPAESDLERIFLWDLDETIIIFHSLLTGSYAQKFGKDPATVLNLGLQMEELIFELADTHLFFNDLEECDQVHVEDVASDDNGQDLSNYNFMADGFNGPSGGAASGTTTGVQGGVEWMRKLAFRYRRLKEIYNSYKGNVGGLLNPMKRELLLRLQSEIENVTDSWLSTALKSLLLIQSRGKCMNVLVTTTQLVPALAKVLLYGLGDVFPIENIYSATKIGKESCFERIVSRFGKKVTYVVIGDGRDEEFAAKQHNMPFWRISSHGDLVSLHQALELDFL; encoded by the exons ATGTCGGGCCGCTCCGCTGCAGAGATGGATGACTCGCAGGAGCTGCCG GCAAAGAAGGCCAAGATTGACGTAGATGGTGAACTAAAGAAAGAGTCGGG TAATTTGGGGGATGATGGGAGCCCAGCTGCTGTTTTAGGTTCATCAGAGCAGGAGAACTCATATTCTGCCCTGTCCACAGCCCAAATTGATCCAG GTGAACAGGAGCAGTCCAGCGCAGAGAGGGGAGCTGCATCTCAACCATGTGGTGACTCAATTAACTCATACGGTCATTCTG CCACTGATGCCACAGCCACATCTGAATACACCCAACAGGTTTATCAGGGAAGCAA ccCAGCAGTAACGTCATACACCAGTCAGGTGGCGTTTCCTCCTCTGGCCCAGTCCACTGTGTACTCATCCTTCCCCCAAACAGGCCAGACCTACGGTCTCCCACCTTTTG GCTCAAGCTTCACAACATCCAGTGTGTATTCCAACATCCCTTCAGCTACTGCTGCGACTACAACCGCCTCGGCGGTGACCCATCAG GATTTTAGCAGCTATAACTCTCTAGGACAGAGTCAGTTCTCTCAGTACTACACTCTTCCTCCCAGCTACGTGCCTGCTGGGCTACCTAACAGTGATGACCACGGTGGCGGTGCGGGTGTCGCCGGATATTCAGCAGTGAAATCAGAGGAGGCCGCCTCAGCTGGACTGCCTCCTAGAG ATGCGTCCCCACCAGAAAACCTGCCTGTTTGTGCGGCTCTTCCTACAGCTGTGGCAGTGCCCGCTGGAGCTCGAGATCAGGACGAGGTCGGCCGCAGGAACTCGGTGGGCAAAGCCAAAGGGAAGGGCAAGAAGTCTGATAACTCTCCACCTGCTGAGAGTGACCTGGAG CGCATTTTTTTATGGGATCTGGATGAAACTATTATCATATTCCACTCTTTGCTCACCGGCTCTTACGCTCAGAAGTTTGGCAAG GACCCGGCGACTGTGTTGAACTTGGGCTTGCAGATGGAGGAGCTGATCTTTGAGCTGGCAGACACCCATCTTTTCTTCAATGACCTCGAG GAGTGTGATCAAGTCCATGTTGAGGATGTGGCCTCTGATGACAATGGACAGGACCTGAG CAACTACAACTTCATGGCGGATGGATTTAACGGCCCCAGCGGTGGAGCTGCATCAGGAACCACCACAGGAGTTCAGGGAGGGGTGGAGTGGATGCGTAAACTGGCCTTTCGCTACCGCCGGCTAAAAGAGATCTACAATAGTTACAAAGGAAATGTCGGGG GCCTGTTGAATCCCATGAAGAGGGAGCTGCTGTTGAGGCTTCAGTCCGAGATCGAGAATGTTACAGACTCCTGGCTCAGCACTGCACTCAAGTCTCTGCTGCTCATCCAGTCCAG GGGGAAGTGTATGAACGTGTTAGTCACCACGACTCAGCTGGTTCCAGCTCTGGCCAAAGTGCTGCTCTACGGCCTGGGAGACGTCTTCCCCATCGAAAACATCTACAGTGCCACAAAAATAG GGAAAGAGAGCTGCTTTGAGAGGATCGTCTCTCGCTTTGGGAAAAAAGTGACTTATGTGGTGATAGGTGACGGCCGAGATGAGGAATTTGCAGCAAAACAG CACAACATGCCTTTCTGGCGGATCTCCAGTCACGGCGACCTCGTGTCCCTTCACCAAGCGCTGGAACTGGACTTCTTGTAA
- the eya3 gene encoding eyes absent homolog 3 isoform X2, which produces MSGRSAAEMDDSQELPAKKAKIDVDGELKKESGNLGDDGSPAAVLGSSEQENSYSALSTAQIDPGEQEQSSAERGAASQPCGDSINSYGHSATDATATSEYTQQVYQGSNPAVTSYTSQVAFPPLAQSTVYSSFPQTGQTYGLPPFGAMWPGIKTETGLPDAPSGGQPGFLSFSSTYTSTQPGQLHYSYPSQGSSFTTSSVYSNIPSATAATTTASAVTHQDFSSYNSLGQSQFSQYYTLPPSYVPAGLPNSDDHGGGAGVAGYSAVKSEEAASAGLPPRAVAVPAGARDQDEVGRRNSVGKAKGKGKKSDNSPPAESDLERIFLWDLDETIIIFHSLLTGSYAQKFGKDPATVLNLGLQMEELIFELADTHLFFNDLEECDQVHVEDVASDDNGQDLSNYNFMADGFNGPSGGAASGTTTGVQGGVEWMRKLAFRYRRLKEIYNSYKGNVGGLLNPMKRELLLRLQSEIENVTDSWLSTALKSLLLIQSRGKCMNVLVTTTQLVPALAKVLLYGLGDVFPIENIYSATKIGKESCFERIVSRFGKKVTYVVIGDGRDEEFAAKQHNMPFWRISSHGDLVSLHQALELDFL; this is translated from the exons ATGTCGGGCCGCTCCGCTGCAGAGATGGATGACTCGCAGGAGCTGCCG GCAAAGAAGGCCAAGATTGACGTAGATGGTGAACTAAAGAAAGAGTCGGG TAATTTGGGGGATGATGGGAGCCCAGCTGCTGTTTTAGGTTCATCAGAGCAGGAGAACTCATATTCTGCCCTGTCCACAGCCCAAATTGATCCAG GTGAACAGGAGCAGTCCAGCGCAGAGAGGGGAGCTGCATCTCAACCATGTGGTGACTCAATTAACTCATACGGTCATTCTG CCACTGATGCCACAGCCACATCTGAATACACCCAACAGGTTTATCAGGGAAGCAA ccCAGCAGTAACGTCATACACCAGTCAGGTGGCGTTTCCTCCTCTGGCCCAGTCCACTGTGTACTCATCCTTCCCCCAAACAGGCCAGACCTACGGTCTCCCACCTTTTG GTGCTATGTGGCCAGGCATAAAAACAGAGACAGGGCTGCCTGATGCGCCCTCTGGTGGCCAGCCTGGGTTTCTCAGTTTCAGCTCCACATATACCTCAACCCAGCCAGGCCAGCTGCACTACTCATACCCCAGCCAAG GCTCAAGCTTCACAACATCCAGTGTGTATTCCAACATCCCTTCAGCTACTGCTGCGACTACAACCGCCTCGGCGGTGACCCATCAG GATTTTAGCAGCTATAACTCTCTAGGACAGAGTCAGTTCTCTCAGTACTACACTCTTCCTCCCAGCTACGTGCCTGCTGGGCTACCTAACAGTGATGACCACGGTGGCGGTGCGGGTGTCGCCGGATATTCAGCAGTGAAATCAGAGGAGGCCGCCTCAGCTGGACTGCCTCCTAGAG CTGTGGCAGTGCCCGCTGGAGCTCGAGATCAGGACGAGGTCGGCCGCAGGAACTCGGTGGGCAAAGCCAAAGGGAAGGGCAAGAAGTCTGATAACTCTCCACCTGCTGAGAGTGACCTGGAG CGCATTTTTTTATGGGATCTGGATGAAACTATTATCATATTCCACTCTTTGCTCACCGGCTCTTACGCTCAGAAGTTTGGCAAG GACCCGGCGACTGTGTTGAACTTGGGCTTGCAGATGGAGGAGCTGATCTTTGAGCTGGCAGACACCCATCTTTTCTTCAATGACCTCGAG GAGTGTGATCAAGTCCATGTTGAGGATGTGGCCTCTGATGACAATGGACAGGACCTGAG CAACTACAACTTCATGGCGGATGGATTTAACGGCCCCAGCGGTGGAGCTGCATCAGGAACCACCACAGGAGTTCAGGGAGGGGTGGAGTGGATGCGTAAACTGGCCTTTCGCTACCGCCGGCTAAAAGAGATCTACAATAGTTACAAAGGAAATGTCGGGG GCCTGTTGAATCCCATGAAGAGGGAGCTGCTGTTGAGGCTTCAGTCCGAGATCGAGAATGTTACAGACTCCTGGCTCAGCACTGCACTCAAGTCTCTGCTGCTCATCCAGTCCAG GGGGAAGTGTATGAACGTGTTAGTCACCACGACTCAGCTGGTTCCAGCTCTGGCCAAAGTGCTGCTCTACGGCCTGGGAGACGTCTTCCCCATCGAAAACATCTACAGTGCCACAAAAATAG GGAAAGAGAGCTGCTTTGAGAGGATCGTCTCTCGCTTTGGGAAAAAAGTGACTTATGTGGTGATAGGTGACGGCCGAGATGAGGAATTTGCAGCAAAACAG CACAACATGCCTTTCTGGCGGATCTCCAGTCACGGCGACCTCGTGTCCCTTCACCAAGCGCTGGAACTGGACTTCTTGTAA
- the eya3 gene encoding eyes absent homolog 3 isoform X1, translating to MSGRSAAEMDDSQELPAKKAKIDVDGELKKESGNLGDDGSPAAVLGSSEQENSYSALSTAQIDPGEQEQSSAERGAASQPCGDSINSYGHSATDATATSEYTQQVYQGSNPAVTSYTSQVAFPPLAQSTVYSSFPQTGQTYGLPPFGAMWPGIKTETGLPDAPSGGQPGFLSFSSTYTSTQPGQLHYSYPSQGSSFTTSSVYSNIPSATAATTTASAVTHQDFSSYNSLGQSQFSQYYTLPPSYVPAGLPNSDDHGGGAGVAGYSAVKSEEAASAGLPPRDASPPENLPVCAALPTAVAVPAGARDQDEVGRRNSVGKAKGKGKKSDNSPPAESDLERIFLWDLDETIIIFHSLLTGSYAQKFGKDPATVLNLGLQMEELIFELADTHLFFNDLEECDQVHVEDVASDDNGQDLSNYNFMADGFNGPSGGAASGTTTGVQGGVEWMRKLAFRYRRLKEIYNSYKGNVGGLLNPMKRELLLRLQSEIENVTDSWLSTALKSLLLIQSRGKCMNVLVTTTQLVPALAKVLLYGLGDVFPIENIYSATKIGKESCFERIVSRFGKKVTYVVIGDGRDEEFAAKQHNMPFWRISSHGDLVSLHQALELDFL from the exons ATGTCGGGCCGCTCCGCTGCAGAGATGGATGACTCGCAGGAGCTGCCG GCAAAGAAGGCCAAGATTGACGTAGATGGTGAACTAAAGAAAGAGTCGGG TAATTTGGGGGATGATGGGAGCCCAGCTGCTGTTTTAGGTTCATCAGAGCAGGAGAACTCATATTCTGCCCTGTCCACAGCCCAAATTGATCCAG GTGAACAGGAGCAGTCCAGCGCAGAGAGGGGAGCTGCATCTCAACCATGTGGTGACTCAATTAACTCATACGGTCATTCTG CCACTGATGCCACAGCCACATCTGAATACACCCAACAGGTTTATCAGGGAAGCAA ccCAGCAGTAACGTCATACACCAGTCAGGTGGCGTTTCCTCCTCTGGCCCAGTCCACTGTGTACTCATCCTTCCCCCAAACAGGCCAGACCTACGGTCTCCCACCTTTTG GTGCTATGTGGCCAGGCATAAAAACAGAGACAGGGCTGCCTGATGCGCCCTCTGGTGGCCAGCCTGGGTTTCTCAGTTTCAGCTCCACATATACCTCAACCCAGCCAGGCCAGCTGCACTACTCATACCCCAGCCAAG GCTCAAGCTTCACAACATCCAGTGTGTATTCCAACATCCCTTCAGCTACTGCTGCGACTACAACCGCCTCGGCGGTGACCCATCAG GATTTTAGCAGCTATAACTCTCTAGGACAGAGTCAGTTCTCTCAGTACTACACTCTTCCTCCCAGCTACGTGCCTGCTGGGCTACCTAACAGTGATGACCACGGTGGCGGTGCGGGTGTCGCCGGATATTCAGCAGTGAAATCAGAGGAGGCCGCCTCAGCTGGACTGCCTCCTAGAG ATGCGTCCCCACCAGAAAACCTGCCTGTTTGTGCGGCTCTTCCTACAGCTGTGGCAGTGCCCGCTGGAGCTCGAGATCAGGACGAGGTCGGCCGCAGGAACTCGGTGGGCAAAGCCAAAGGGAAGGGCAAGAAGTCTGATAACTCTCCACCTGCTGAGAGTGACCTGGAG CGCATTTTTTTATGGGATCTGGATGAAACTATTATCATATTCCACTCTTTGCTCACCGGCTCTTACGCTCAGAAGTTTGGCAAG GACCCGGCGACTGTGTTGAACTTGGGCTTGCAGATGGAGGAGCTGATCTTTGAGCTGGCAGACACCCATCTTTTCTTCAATGACCTCGAG GAGTGTGATCAAGTCCATGTTGAGGATGTGGCCTCTGATGACAATGGACAGGACCTGAG CAACTACAACTTCATGGCGGATGGATTTAACGGCCCCAGCGGTGGAGCTGCATCAGGAACCACCACAGGAGTTCAGGGAGGGGTGGAGTGGATGCGTAAACTGGCCTTTCGCTACCGCCGGCTAAAAGAGATCTACAATAGTTACAAAGGAAATGTCGGGG GCCTGTTGAATCCCATGAAGAGGGAGCTGCTGTTGAGGCTTCAGTCCGAGATCGAGAATGTTACAGACTCCTGGCTCAGCACTGCACTCAAGTCTCTGCTGCTCATCCAGTCCAG GGGGAAGTGTATGAACGTGTTAGTCACCACGACTCAGCTGGTTCCAGCTCTGGCCAAAGTGCTGCTCTACGGCCTGGGAGACGTCTTCCCCATCGAAAACATCTACAGTGCCACAAAAATAG GGAAAGAGAGCTGCTTTGAGAGGATCGTCTCTCGCTTTGGGAAAAAAGTGACTTATGTGGTGATAGGTGACGGCCGAGATGAGGAATTTGCAGCAAAACAG CACAACATGCCTTTCTGGCGGATCTCCAGTCACGGCGACCTCGTGTCCCTTCACCAAGCGCTGGAACTGGACTTCTTGTAA
- the si:ch211-195b13.1 gene encoding STKc_SGK domain-containing protein: MAVTEAGCDLTYCKMRGIVAVLTAFIKERKMGLNDFIQKLVSTPHICQHVEVNNFLKIDENQNEEVENELPDSDMCLNSQSSLAEDTQIKPCDFDYLKIIGKGSFGKVLLARHKETTKYYAVKVLQKKIILKKKEQKHIMAERSVLMKNIKHPFLVGLHYSFQTTDKLYFVLDYVNGGELFYHLQRERIFLEPRARFYAAEIASALGYLHSLHIVYRDLKPENILLDSQGHIVLTDFGLCKEGLEPNGTTTTFCGTPEYLAPEVLQKQAYDRTVDWWCLGSVLYEMLYGLPPFYSRNTAEMYNNILHKAPVLKPNVSNAGRDLLEGLLQKDRTKRLGGKDDFLELKYHSFFSPINWEDLMAKKITPPFVPSVSGPTDLRHFDPEFTHLPVSSSLCTDTLTVTSSVKEAAGAFPGFSYGPPAEHSFM; this comes from the exons ATGGCCGTGACTGAAGCTGGATGTGATCTAACTTATTGCAAAATGAGGGGAATTGTAGCCGTTCTCACTG ctttcatcAAGGAGAGAAAAATGGGTTTGAATGACTTCATCCAGAAGCTGGTGTCTACTCCACATATCTGCCAACA tgtCGAAGTTAACAACTTCCTGAAGATTGATGAGAATCAGAACGAGGAGGTCGAAAATGAACTTCCTGATAGTGAT ATGTGCCTAAATTCTCAAAGTTCACTGGCTGAGGACACTCA gATCAAGCCCTGTGATTTTGACTACCTTAAAATCATCGGAAAAGGCAGCTTTGGAAAG GTTTTACTGGCTCGGCACAAGGAGACCACCAAGTACTATGCTGTCAAAGTGTTACAGAAGAAAATCATCCTGAAGAAGAAAGAG CAAAAGCATATCATGGCTGAGCGCAGTGTGCTGATGAAGAACATCAAGCATCCCTTCCTGGTGGGGCTGCACTACTCCTTCCAGACTACTGACAAGCTGTACTTTGTGCTGGACTACGTCAACGGTGGAGAG CTGTTCTACCATCTCCAGAGAGAGAGAATCTTCCTGGAGCCCAGAGCCAGGTTCTACGCTGCTGAAATTGCAAGTGCACTTGGCTACCTCCACTCTCTGCACATAGTGTACAG GGACCTGAAGCCAGAGAACATCCTGCTAGACTCACAGGGCCACATTGTCCTAACAGACTTTGGCCTCTGCAAAGAAGGCCTTGAGCCCAACGGTACCACGACAACCTTCTGCGGGACGCCTGAG taTTTGGCTCCTGAGGTTCTCCAGAAGCAGGCGTATGACCGCACTGTCGACTGGTGGTGCCTGGGATCGGTGCTCTATGAAATGCTCTATGGACTT CCTCCATTCTACAGTCGCAACACGGCTGAGATGTACAATAACATCCTGCACAAGGCTCCGGTGCTCAAGCCCAACGTGTCGAATGCAGGCAGGGACCTGCTTGAGGGGCTTTTGCAGAAGGACCGCACCAAGAGGCTGGGAGGAAAGGATGACTTT CTTGAACTGAAGTACCATTCGTTCTTCTCTCCAATCAACTGGGAGGACCTGATGGCCAAGAAGATCACACCTCCATTTGTTCCATCAGTG TCTGGTCCCACAGACCTGCGACACTTTGACCCCGAGTTCACCCACCTGCCAGTGTCGTCCTCTCTTTGCACAGACACGCTGACTGTGACCAGCAGCGTCAAGGAAGCAGCCGGAGCCTTTCCCGGCTTCTCTTACGGGCCTCCGGCCGAACACTCCTTCATGTGA